CATCATCATCGCAATAACCAGTGGAAGGGATAGAATAGCCAACCGTCATCTATGGTGATCCCTCATCCCGAAAGCTGAGGCCCGGCCGGGCATGGAGGAACCGCCGGTCAATAGGGTACGTTACCGCCCTGATGTAAGTGAGTATTGGTAGACTCTTTCGTCCTTCCCCATTTCCGAGCCGATAAACTCGTGCCTGCGGTTCTTGAAGTATAGCACGCCGTCCTTTTTCTCGATAAACTGCAGGTAGTCCCCGCGCATGGGAGGGCCGCTCGCTTCAACGAACTCCCTTTCTTCCTTGTCCAGCAACTCTTTGTATAGCACGACCCTGCTGTAGTCCTGTAGATCGACAAGCGTCAGGAAGCTGTCCGTGTTGGGGCGGATCAAAAGGAAGTCGTCGCCGAAGCCCTCGATGAAGTAGTTGTCGTCCCGGCCGCCCAGGGCCGCCAGGTCATATTCCCTGACGATCTTGCCCGACCGGTCGTCGACAATGTAGGCGGTTTTCCCGGCGTTCATAATCACCAGGTCCTTGTAGAAATTGACGTTCCGTTCATACCTGTAGGAATAGTAAGCGTGTGTCTGGTGAACGAGCTTGTCGCCGCGGATGTAGACAGTGTAGAGGTCATGGTTGATGTGGGGCTCCCCGTAGCAGTCCTCGATGACCAGCAGTACGTTGCCGGCGGGGGTTCGGTGCGCCTCAAGGCGCCCAAGATCCTTAATCCCGGTGCCCAGGCAGCCGAGCTTCTTGGTAGGCTGGTTACGGTCCACGCGGTACAGGTACCCGGCCTGTTTATCCAACCAGTATTCGCTGCCGCCCAGACTGGTGCGCAGGTACTTAGGCTGAACGGCGGGCAGAACGTTTTCCCAGAAGGCCACGTTTTCCTCTTTAGTCCAGGCGTCCCACCCGCCGGCGGTGCCGACGCGGACGTAACCGTCCCTCTTTTCCGTGATGAAGACCGGCATTTCGTGCACCGTTACCTCGGGGGCAACCTTGCCGATCCCTTCGAACACGGCCCCCTCGTGTACCTGGCTGCCCTGTCTCAGGAACCCTTCCCGGGGCTCGGCCTGGGCCACCGGTGAAAGACAGTCCTTCGGGATCCAGGCCGTTTGCACGGCGGGGAGGTCATAGACGGTAACCGCTACCTGGACCCAGTCGCCCCATTCCTTGAGTGGCTTCAGCAGCTTTCCCTTAGTCAGCTCAGTGACCCGGGGGCCGCCGGGGTATAAGGCGCCGCCGGTGTCCCGGTTCAACACCCGGTAATCGAGAGGGGTCTCGCTGACCGGGGCCGTACCGTCGTCCGAGAGGTACCACCGGGGAATCCACCCCTCCAGTTCCCCCTGCCTTATCCGCGCCCATTCGCCCCGCGTTTCCAGGACCTCGACCGCCGACCCGCCGAACACCTCGCCAGGGGGCTCGCGCATGGTCTCAGGCTGGGGACCAGGGTAGAGTTCATAGGCGCAGCCCGGGCGCACCTGAGCTGTCTGGGTCTTGGTCGCCGGTGTTCCGTCCGGCCCCGCACAGCCTAACAGCGCACAAAACACAAGCGCACATAGCAATGGTTTCAACAGGGATCCCTCCACGGACGTTTTGCGGCGCATTACCGGGCGCAGTTCTTTATCGGAATAAGGCTCTCTCCAGGTAATCCATGACAGCCCTTTATAGTACATGACAGGTTGGACGGGCTTTTGGATTGCCGAAGTGCAAAAAAATTCCCGGGCCTTGCCCCGGGCTTCTTCTTGCTAACAAACTCCCTGAAGAGTTCATCCACCGTTTACTATGGGTCCCCGTTACCGGATGCCGGCATCATACCCCAGGGTCGACAGCAAACCCACAATCGCTTAGAATCAGAAAAAGGTTCCAAAAGTCCGGATCCTGGAGGCTTGGTCATCTTGGGATGCGTTTTTCCGCTTATCGCTCTGTTCCTCCTGGCGCCGCTGCTGCTGGCCCTGTTCTACTTCCAGGTCGTCACCTTTTCCTTCACCAAGCTGGGGGTCTCCCCCGAGGGCGCCTTCCTGCTGATGCTGGCGGTGCTGCTGGGCAGCATGGTGAACATCCCCGTCTGGCGCCAGCGCACCCAAGTCTACTATCACGATGAGCAGCCCTATCTGCCGTTCTTCTACTACCGTCCCCCGGTCTGCCGTGAGCGGGTGATCGCCGTCAATATCGGCGGGGCGGTGATCCCCACTCTCTTCGGGCTCTACCTGTTCGGCCGCGCCCCGTTCATCCCCACCGTCCTCGCCACCCTGATCGTAGCCCTGGTCGCCCGCAGCCTGGCCCGTCCCGTGCCGGGGATCGGGATCACCATGCCGGCCTTCATCCCCCCCATCGTCGCCGCTCTGGCCGCCCTGCTGCTGGCGCCCCAAAACGCCGCCCCGGTGGCCTTCATCGCCGGCACCTGGGGCACCCTGATCGGCGCCGACCTGCTTAACATCCCGCGCTTTCACTCCCTGGGCGCCAACGTCCTGAGCATCGGCGGCGCCGGCGTGTTCGACGGGATCTTCCTGGTGGGCATCGTCGCCGCCTTTCTGGCCTGAACCGGCGGAAGCGGAAAGTCAGGCGTCCAGGCGATGCGGCAGCCCCGGCGCCGGCCTTCGGTCCGAAGAAGGCGTCGCCCCGCAGGTAGCGGTCACCACCCCACCCAGCCGGCGAGCAGGCCGAAGGTGACCCCGATCAGTCCCCCGCCCGCCACGTCGGAGGCGTAATGGACGCCCAGGTAGACGCGGGAGAAACCGATCACGGCGGCCAGGATCAGCAGCGGCAGACCGATGAGCGGCAGGTGGGGATATATGGCCATCGCTACAACGAAGGCGGCGTTGGTGTGCCCGGACGGGAAAGAATAGGGACAGGTCGGCACGTCGAAGAAGCGGGTGCCATGCAACACGAAACGCGGGCGCGGCCGGTTGACCCGGTGCTTCACAACGTGTACCACCAGGTGGCTGGCCGCAAGCGCGATCGCCACCGAAATCCCGGCGCGCCAGACCGCCTCCCGCCCGGACAGGAGCCCTGCAAACAGGGTCGCCAGGGTGACGGCGATCGTCGCCCCGGCGCTCCCCAGATGGGTCAGAAGCGGCAGCAAGCGGTCAAGCAGCCGGCACCGCAAACCCTTGTGACAGAACCAGAACACCCGGTTATCAGTCGCACGCAGAACAGACCACATGCGCTTTCCCTCCTTATGCCTTGCCGACGAGCCCCGCTCTCACATCCGTCGCGGGAGAAGCTACTGACCGCCCGACGACGACGCATAAACGCATTATATCAGTTTCCTTTCCACAAGTCGCGGGGGCACGCCCGGCGGTGGCCGCCTGCTGCGACGCCCGGTGCGCATGCGGCTTCTCGACCGCCCCCTGGTTCCGCACCGCATCGCCCGCCTGTACGAGGACGTCAGCGCCGAACCGCCCGCCGCGCCGCCGGCCACCGCAGAGCGTGAATTCCGGTCTGGACACCCTCCCCTCTTTCGTGCTAGCATCGAGATACAAGTAAATACTGGCAGACTGTCCAGGGTGCCGTTCCCCGGGGCGCCACTCTAAGACCGTTCAAAAACGAGCATGATGCGGAAGGTGCCGCCGGGCGGAGCGGAGCGTACTGAGATGGTACGTGAGCACCGGCCGGCGGCACCTGACAAAGTCAGGCGACGTTTTCCACGGTCGCCTTGGAAACGGTGAAAAGGGAATCAGGTGTTAAATCCTGAGCGGCCGCGCCACTGTGATGGGGAGCGTTCCTCCGCCGGACGCCTGTCCGGTTTGTCGCCACTGGGCCCGACGGGTCCGGGAAGGCCGGGGTGGAACGCGGTGAACCAGAGCCAGGAGACCTGCCCGGACAGCCCACCATGCTGACCTCCGCGGGAGAGGGGGCGTGATGTCCGTGCGGCATAAAGAACGCGGCGGATAGCCTTGTCGACCCGGCCATGGGAGGCCGGGTTTTTTGCTTTCGGACTGCTTTCAGCCCGATATCCACGTGAAGGAGGCAAAAGGGATGAGGCTCCGCCAAAGGATAACCATACTCCTTTGTACCGTCATCCTGATCCTGAGCCTGGCGGCCGTACCGGCCCTGGCCGGAATCACGGTCCAGCTGAACTTCGACGGTAACGGCATCGTCTACGAGGGAACGCCCATCACCATTAGGGCGACAGTTTATGACGAGAACGGCATATTGATTACCAACCCGGCGGTGGAGTGGTCGCTGGATCCCGCCGCCGGTATCCTGAGCGCAGTATACGGCGAGGCGGTCACTTTCACCCCCGCCCGGCCGGCCGGCCTGGACCGCTGGGACAGCGTAGTCACGGTGACCCGTGCCGCTTACGGCGGGGCGACGGCGGAACTGCCGCTGACCATCTACCCCGGGGAAGCCAAAGACGACCCCCTGGCGCGGGCGAAGGTCTACCTGCGAGGGCAGCAGAGCGCTTCCGGGTACTGGACCGGCCCTTGGGGAGACTGGGCGGCCATCGCCCTTGCCATCGCCGGGGAAGACCTTGACGCCGATCAATGGCTGAAAGGCGAACGGGGACACCTCGACGCTGTACGGGATGCCGTCTACGCCTGGGATGTGAACAATGTACTAACCACGACCGTTGCCCGCACCCTGCTGACGGTAGCCACGGCCAGGAAGACCGGCGCTAATGTAAACCCGCGGGACTTCGGCGGGCAAAACCTGATCGATTTGCTCCAGGGGCGCCAAGATCCGGAGACCGGACATTTCGGCAATGCTCAAGAAACCACCTATATCAACGCCCACGTCTGGAGCATCTTGGCCCTGTCTGCTGCCGGGGTTCAGATCCCTGATACTGACCAGGCAGAAGACTGGCTTAGGCACTGCCAGAATAGCGATGGCAGTTGGGGTTATGACACCGTGTACGTTACCAGTGACCCGGACATGACCGCTGCCGCTCTTCGTGCGTTGCATGCACTTGGTGTAGGCAGGACTGATTCCGCCGTTGCCACGGGGCTGGACTTCCTAAAGGGTTTTCAAAAACCTTCGGGTGGATTTGCCGCACTGGCCTATGACGAGTATTGGCGTCCCATTGGACCAGCCACCACCGCCTGCGCCGACACCACAGCCGAAGTGCTAATGGCTCTGAACGATTTGGCGATCAATCCCCGGGAATGGGCCGTGGGTGTAAACAACCCCGTTGATTATCTATCTGGGCTCCAACTCGCCGACGGTTCATTTGCGTTCCAGGAAGGCAGTCAACTAACTAATACCAAATCGACCAGCGCGTCGCTCATGGCGTTGGCTTATACAAATACCCTTTTCCCCGGTGGCGGCGGGGGCAATCCGGGGGGTCCCGGAAGTGGGGGGAACGATGATAGCATCACCGTCACCGCCGGGGTGCGGGGACTGGACGGGGCGACAATGTATGCCCCGCGGCCGGTGGAGCTGGGACCCGGCGAGCAGACCCCGCTCGGCGCCCTGGAAGCGCTCGGCGCCCACGTTACAACCGGTTTCGGCGGGGGCTATGTGGTCGCCATCGACGGCCTGGCCGAGAAGGACTACGGCCCATCCAGCGGCTGGATCTACGTCGTCAACGGCGACGTGCCTTCGGCGGCGGCCGACAACTGCCCCCTCGAAGACGGGGACGACGTGTTATGGCGCTACGTCCGTTCCCTGGCCGAAACCGGTGAGTTTGCGCCGGAGGAGCTCCTTGGACCATCGCTTCCCCCGGCGCTGGCGGACGGGGTGGCCGCCCTGGAGCAGGTCCTCTCGTCATCCCCCGCCGCCGCGGAAGGCACCGGCACGACCGTGCTACCGGGTGAGCCGCTGGCCGGCGACGCGGCCGCGGCACTGGCGCGCGCCCTGGCCGCCAACCGCGTCGACCTGGCGCAAGAGGTTACCGGGGAAGTGGATACCCTGGTCGGCGACGAATTCCTGGAGGCCGCGGTGCGGATCCCGGCCGGCGGCCTGGACCGGACCGTGAGCATTACCGTGCGCGAGCGGGATCCCGGGGCGGAGCAAACCCCGGCCCCCCTGGGGCGGACCTTCGCCTCCGGCGTCTACGACTTCGGCCCGGACGGGCAGACCTTCCGGCAGCCGGCGACGGTCTACGTGCGTTGTCTCCCGGCGGAGGGGCGGTCACCCGCCGACCTGACCCTGGCCTGGTTCGACCCGCAGGCCAAGGCCTGGCGCCTGCTGCCGGCGGCCTACGACCCGGCGAGCGGCCTTCTGGCCGGACGCACGACCCACTTCACCCGCTTCGCGGCGCTGACCCCGGCCGGCCCGCGCCCGGCCTTTACCGATCTCGACCCGGACGGGGAAGCGTGGTACGCCGGGGCCGTAACGGACCTCGCCGCGCGGGGGGTCATCAGCGCCGACGAGGGCCCGGCCTTCAACGCGCAGAATCCGGTCACCCGGGCGACCTTTACCGGCTGGCTGGCCCGGGGACTGGCGCTTCTACCGGGGCCCGACCCGTCCTTCACCGATCTCGGGGCGGGCCATGCCTACCGGGCCGAAATCGGTGCCGCGGCACGGGACGGCCTGGTCCGCGGCCTGCCGGACGGCTTCTTCGGCCCGGAGAGATCGCTGACCCGCCAGGAGCTGGCCGCGGTCCTGGTACGCGCCGCCATGCGCCGGCACGAAATCAAGGATCTCCCGCCCGGCGAAGTCCCGGCGCTGCTCGCCTCCTTCGCCGACGGCGCACAGGTGGCGGACTGGGCGCGCACGGCGGTGGCCACCGCGGTACGCGAAGGACTGCTGGCCGGTATGCCCGACGGGCGCCTGAATCCCCTCGACCCGGTCACCCGCGCGGAGGCGGCGGCCTTCGTGCAGCGCCTGATGGAACATGAAAGGACGGTACGCGATGCGGCGTAAAACCGCCAGCAAAAATACCGGAACATATCCTGAAACGATTGATTTACCTTTCGGTATAGAAACACCGTCCCGGCGGACCTTTTTCAGGACGCTCATGCTTACCTTTCTTCTTGTCCTGCTCCTGAGCCTCCTGGGCTGCGGGACAGCGCCGGATCAAGCCGGGTCATCCCCGCCACCCTCGGCCTCTACATCGCCGTCGGAAGTTGCGGCGGGGGACCGCCCGGTCCGTACAGCGCCATCGTCGGCTGGGAGTTCAGCCGCACCCGTAACGGTACCCCCGGCGGCGACCGATGGAAGGCAGACGTCCGCCTCTCCCGACAACCACCCGGCCGCCGCCGACCCCGGCGGTCAGCCCCCGGGCCGGCCGGCCGACGGTCGTACCGTGACCCTCTGGGTGACCCGGGACTTCGGCCGGCAAGCTCTCTTCGCCGACGAGGTACC
The sequence above is a segment of the Thermoanaerobacterales bacterium genome. Coding sequences within it:
- a CDS encoding DUF1614 domain-containing protein, which gives rise to MGCVFPLIALFLLAPLLLALFYFQVVTFSFTKLGVSPEGAFLLMLAVLLGSMVNIPVWRQRTQVYYHDEQPYLPFFYYRPPVCRERVIAVNIGGAVIPTLFGLYLFGRAPFIPTVLATLIVALVARSLARPVPGIGITMPAFIPPIVAALAALLLAPQNAAPVAFIAGTWGTLIGADLLNIPRFHSLGANVLSIGGAGVFDGIFLVGIVAAFLA
- a CDS encoding phosphatase PAP2 family protein, with translation MWSVLRATDNRVFWFCHKGLRCRLLDRLLPLLTHLGSAGATIAVTLATLFAGLLSGREAVWRAGISVAIALAASHLVVHVVKHRVNRPRPRFVLHGTRFFDVPTCPYSFPSGHTNAAFVVAMAIYPHLPLIGLPLLILAAVIGFSRVYLGVHYASDVAGGGLIGVTFGLLAGWVGW
- a CDS encoding S-layer homology domain-containing protein, which encodes MRLRQRITILLCTVILILSLAAVPALAGITVQLNFDGNGIVYEGTPITIRATVYDENGILITNPAVEWSLDPAAGILSAVYGEAVTFTPARPAGLDRWDSVVTVTRAAYGGATAELPLTIYPGEAKDDPLARAKVYLRGQQSASGYWTGPWGDWAAIALAIAGEDLDADQWLKGERGHLDAVRDAVYAWDVNNVLTTTVARTLLTVATARKTGANVNPRDFGGQNLIDLLQGRQDPETGHFGNAQETTYINAHVWSILALSAAGVQIPDTDQAEDWLRHCQNSDGSWGYDTVYVTSDPDMTAAALRALHALGVGRTDSAVATGLDFLKGFQKPSGGFAALAYDEYWRPIGPATTACADTTAEVLMALNDLAINPREWAVGVNNPVDYLSGLQLADGSFAFQEGSQLTNTKSTSASLMALAYTNTLFPGGGGGNPGGPGSGGNDDSITVTAGVRGLDGATMYAPRPVELGPGEQTPLGALEALGAHVTTGFGGGYVVAIDGLAEKDYGPSSGWIYVVNGDVPSAAADNCPLEDGDDVLWRYVRSLAETGEFAPEELLGPSLPPALADGVAALEQVLSSSPAAAEGTGTTVLPGEPLAGDAAAALARALAANRVDLAQEVTGEVDTLVGDEFLEAAVRIPAGGLDRTVSITVRERDPGAEQTPAPLGRTFASGVYDFGPDGQTFRQPATVYVRCLPAEGRSPADLTLAWFDPQAKAWRLLPAAYDPASGLLAGRTTHFTRFAALTPAGPRPAFTDLDPDGEAWYAGAVTDLAARGVISADEGPAFNAQNPVTRATFTGWLARGLALLPGPDPSFTDLGAGHAYRAEIGAAARDGLVRGLPDGFFGPERSLTRQELAAVLVRAAMRRHEIKDLPPGEVPALLASFADGAQVADWARTAVATAVREGLLAGMPDGRLNPLDPVTRAEAAAFVQRLMEHERTVRDAA